A genomic stretch from Deinococcus ruber includes:
- a CDS encoding GAF domain-containing sensor histidine kinase → MTASVPRQDALALLLHLSRAAAQDTAQRSAEFAAELAQLLMTATQAHGLRLRLDGESPVVLAELGRGLALCDDTLIHLAREQDGRATRGLHDALTAGPLVLDVVGGDPAAVAELHPLTSLLGLAFEGVQARELRRGTGREQETVTRLVRRMGGSLDLPQLLTATAETAAQALGFERAFVGLLSTSPNSSSPNGAANGSVGRQTGDVFTYGFDEDFSGGVGVGPSSFERLFVQGEVIVYERGRDGAGRMGAGLAELNPETAVIAPLVARGRPLGVLYSDTRRSVSITEDDLWLVMALAEQASLSIDNARLYAEETRKRESAEAMREVGSRLAASLHLGQTYTAVLERAAELFGADACAVYELQPDGRTLIIRSAVGLSSEYVLRSRVKLGAGVVGRAVAKGEAEAVSDLTRDPQGGGSRYTRQLLAAGRYPYRGVLGLPLSVRGKVVGGLALYFRAALPLTADDLSLASVFAAQAALSIENARLYEEEVRRERESAALLGVARLMGQDHEAPDLEQTVALAVQAMNGERGLLLLYGESDDLRALDHATLSAFSPAPPDGHRPELATYQLSARPDELRALQLQLGRGPRRLTRRHALPGASSALIVPVRSGQEVLGFLYADHPGEEAPNDRVLALSRAVADQVGLARTRSRLLFALEREEARYRQLAEGAHDLILTCDSSGCITYANPASVRLLGRVVGQTLSSLLEEPSLGDFRAAWQACLDAPESGGRCELRLQGLTRALHLEVRLSKVQPGGGMLLVARDISELELLVTEINRRAVEIERADERQMELRSYLSLFTQAQEEERGRISRELHDDTAQVLVAIGRRLDRLSRELEGGPKNRAEDIRQDLNHAIEGVRRFARNLRPSVLDDLGLIPALEWLASQAATPTRLELQGTERRLPAATELTLFRMVQEGLGNTDKHAQAASAAIRVVFGAENVTVTLTDDGVGFSPEQARAQAQAGHLGLTGMRERVLLAGGQLSVSSEPGQGSELRFSLPG, encoded by the coding sequence ATGACGGCTTCTGTTCCCCGCCAGGACGCGCTGGCGCTGCTGCTGCACCTCAGCCGGGCAGCTGCCCAGGACACGGCCCAGCGCAGCGCCGAATTTGCCGCCGAACTCGCGCAGCTGCTGATGACCGCGACCCAGGCCCACGGGCTGAGGCTGCGACTGGACGGTGAAAGCCCGGTGGTTCTGGCCGAGCTGGGGCGCGGGCTGGCGCTGTGTGACGACACGCTGATTCATCTGGCCCGCGAGCAGGATGGCCGGGCCACCCGTGGCCTGCACGACGCGCTGACGGCGGGGCCGCTGGTGCTCGACGTGGTGGGCGGCGATCCGGCAGCCGTCGCGGAACTCCACCCGCTCACCTCGCTGCTGGGGCTGGCCTTCGAGGGTGTGCAGGCCCGTGAGCTTCGGCGGGGAACGGGCCGCGAGCAGGAAACCGTGACCCGGCTGGTGCGGCGCATGGGCGGCAGCCTCGACCTGCCGCAGCTTCTGACCGCCACTGCCGAGACGGCGGCGCAGGCGCTGGGCTTCGAGCGGGCCTTCGTGGGGCTGCTGAGCACCTCACCAAACAGCAGCTCACCGAACGGGGCCGCAAACGGCTCGGTGGGGCGGCAGACCGGCGACGTGTTCACCTACGGGTTCGATGAGGATTTCAGCGGCGGGGTGGGCGTGGGGCCGTCGTCGTTCGAGCGGCTGTTCGTGCAGGGCGAAGTCATCGTGTACGAGCGCGGGCGAGACGGCGCGGGCCGCATGGGCGCGGGTCTGGCCGAACTGAACCCCGAAACCGCCGTGATCGCCCCGCTGGTGGCGCGTGGCAGACCGCTGGGCGTGCTGTACAGCGATACCCGGCGGTCGGTGAGCATCACCGAAGACGATCTGTGGCTGGTGATGGCGCTGGCAGAGCAGGCCAGCCTGAGCATCGACAATGCCCGCCTGTACGCTGAGGAAACCCGCAAGCGCGAGAGTGCCGAGGCGATGCGCGAGGTGGGCAGCCGCCTGGCCGCCAGCCTGCACCTGGGCCAGACGTATACGGCGGTGCTGGAGCGGGCCGCCGAACTGTTCGGAGCCGATGCCTGCGCGGTCTACGAACTCCAGCCCGATGGCCGCACGCTCATCATCCGCAGCGCGGTGGGCCTGAGCAGCGAATACGTGCTGCGCTCGCGCGTCAAGCTGGGCGCGGGCGTGGTGGGCCGGGCGGTGGCAAAAGGCGAGGCCGAAGCGGTCAGCGACCTGACCCGCGATCCGCAGGGCGGCGGAAGTCGGTACACCCGGCAACTGCTGGCGGCGGGGCGCTATCCGTACCGGGGCGTGCTGGGGTTGCCGCTCAGCGTGCGCGGCAAGGTGGTCGGCGGTCTGGCGCTGTATTTCCGGGCAGCGCTGCCCCTCACCGCCGACGATCTGTCGCTGGCCTCGGTGTTCGCGGCTCAGGCGGCGCTGTCCATCGAGAATGCCCGGCTGTACGAAGAGGAGGTGCGCCGCGAGCGCGAATCGGCGGCGCTGTTGGGCGTGGCGCGGCTGATGGGCCAGGACCACGAAGCGCCCGACCTGGAACAGACGGTGGCGCTGGCGGTGCAGGCGATGAACGGCGAGCGCGGGCTGCTGCTGCTGTACGGCGAATCCGACGACCTCAGAGCGCTCGACCACGCCACGCTGTCGGCCTTCAGCCCCGCCCCGCCCGATGGTCACCGGCCCGAACTGGCGACCTACCAGCTCAGCGCTCGCCCCGACGAACTGCGTGCTCTGCAACTTCAGCTCGGACGCGGCCCCCGCCGCCTGACCCGCCGCCACGCGCTGCCGGGCGCATCTTCGGCGCTGATCGTGCCGGTTCGCAGCGGTCAGGAAGTGTTGGGTTTTCTGTATGCCGACCATCCCGGCGAAGAAGCCCCCAACGACCGGGTTCTGGCACTGTCGCGGGCCGTGGCCGATCAGGTGGGGCTGGCGCGTACCCGCTCGCGCCTGCTGTTCGCGCTGGAACGCGAGGAAGCCCGTTACCGTCAGCTTGCCGAGGGCGCACACGACCTGATCCTGACGTGTGACAGCAGCGGCTGCATCACCTACGCCAATCCGGCCAGCGTGCGGCTGCTGGGCCGGGTGGTGGGCCAGACGCTCTCCAGCCTGCTGGAAGAACCGTCGCTGGGCGACTTCCGGGCAGCGTGGCAGGCGTGTCTGGACGCGCCCGAGAGCGGTGGACGCTGCGAGTTGCGGCTTCAGGGTCTGACGCGGGCGCTGCATCTGGAAGTGCGGCTCTCGAAGGTGCAGCCGGGCGGCGGCATGCTGCTGGTGGCCCGCGATATCTCGGAACTCGAACTGCTGGTAACGGAAATCAACCGCCGCGCCGTGGAAATCGAGCGGGCCGACGAGCGCCAGATGGAGCTTCGCAGTTACCTCTCGCTGTTCACGCAGGCGCAGGAAGAAGAACGTGGACGCATCTCTCGCGAGCTGCACGACGACACCGCGCAGGTGCTGGTGGCGATTGGCCGCCGACTGGATCGCCTGAGCCGCGAGCTGGAAGGCGGGCCAAAGAACCGCGCCGAGGATATCCGCCAGGATCTGAATCACGCCATCGAGGGTGTGCGCCGCTTTGCCAGAAACCTGCGCCCCAGCGTGCTCGACGACCTGGGCCTGATTCCCGCGCTGGAATGGCTGGCGTCGCAGGCCGCCACACCCACCCGCCTCGAACTTCAGGGCACCGAACGCCGCCTGCCTGCCGCCACCGAACTCACGCTCTTCCGCATGGTGCAGGAAGGGCTGGGCAACACCGACAAACACGCCCAGGCCGCCAGCGCTGCCATTCGCGTGGTCTTCGGAGCCGAAAACGTCACGGTCACACTCACCGACGACGGCGTGGGCTTCTCGCCCGAGCAGGCCAGGGCACAGGCACAGGCGGGCCACCTGGGCCTGACCGGCATGCGCGAACGCGTGCTGCTGGCGGGCGGGCAACTGAGCGTGAGCAGCGAACCCGGCCAGGGCAGCGAACTACGATTCAGCCTACCAGGATAG
- a CDS encoding RluA family pseudouridine synthase has product MTFPPTPPLFRPPLPSIVLEHPDFYVVNKPPMWLTHQGRGRVDVPNVLDYLKWELGEPELAPPHRLDRETSGAQLFSRDADAARDFFTLFKDRLLTKTYLTLVHGHPRWQSQTVDAPLDFLGLSESNAVIIRQGVVPGGKEALTRFEVLGKRVHPQHGALSLLAALPQSGRLHQIRAHLSELGLPMLGDKIYGRDPAAFVAFMDGTLSPQQHADLILPRQALHAWRLEFGWAGAQMRVEVPLSVDMAGVWREAG; this is encoded by the coding sequence TTGACGTTCCCGCCCACGCCTCCCCTGTTTCGCCCGCCGCTGCCGAGCATCGTGCTGGAGCATCCCGATTTTTACGTGGTGAACAAGCCGCCGATGTGGCTGACGCACCAGGGGCGCGGGCGGGTGGACGTGCCGAATGTGCTGGATTATCTGAAATGGGAACTGGGCGAGCCGGAGCTGGCCCCGCCGCACCGTCTGGACCGCGAGACCAGTGGCGCACAGCTGTTCAGCCGCGACGCTGACGCCGCCCGCGACTTCTTCACGCTGTTCAAAGACCGCCTGCTGACCAAAACCTATCTGACGCTGGTGCACGGGCATCCCCGCTGGCAGTCGCAGACGGTGGATGCGCCACTGGATTTTCTGGGGCTGTCCGAGAGCAACGCCGTCATCATCCGGCAGGGCGTGGTGCCGGGCGGCAAAGAGGCGTTGACGCGCTTCGAGGTACTAGGAAAACGGGTCCATCCGCAGCACGGCGCTCTCAGCCTGCTGGCGGCGCTGCCTCAGAGTGGCCGGCTGCACCAGATTCGCGCCCACCTGAGTGAGCTGGGGCTGCCGATGCTCGGAGACAAAATCTACGGGCGCGATCCAGCGGCCTTCGTGGCCTTTATGGACGGCACGCTGTCGCCGCAGCAACACGCCGATCTGATTCTGCCCCGGCAGGCGCTGCATGCGTGGCGGTTGGAATTCGGCTGGGCGGGGGCGCAGATGCGGGTCGAAGTGCCGCTGAGTGTAGATATGGCGGGAGTGTGGAGAGAGGCGGGTTAG
- a CDS encoding YceI family protein, with protein MQLLPLPVAASTVLLAWAATASAAGYGATGGSVHFDYRVTFIGVSGNSTDLSAAVNLTLPDVSQATGTVSVKTASLKTGNGLQEDHMRGALGADRFPVIVYTLSGVNTGAVLTDGQTLAATGMGTLTLS; from the coding sequence ATGCAACTGCTTCCTCTGCCTGTGGCGGCGAGTACGGTGCTGCTGGCGTGGGCCGCCACTGCTTCGGCAGCCGGATACGGCGCGACTGGCGGCAGCGTCCATTTTGATTACCGCGTGACCTTCATCGGTGTCAGCGGCAACAGCACCGACCTCTCGGCAGCCGTCAATCTGACCTTGCCCGACGTGTCACAGGCAACTGGCACCGTGAGCGTGAAGACCGCCAGCCTGAAAACCGGCAATGGCCTTCAGGAAGACCACATGCGCGGCGCACTCGGAGCCGACCGCTTTCCCGTCATCGTGTATACCCTCAGCGGCGTGAACACCGGAGCGGTGCTGACCGACGGGCAGACGCTCGCGGCCACCGGCATGGGCACCCTGACGCTCAGCTGA